The sequence below is a genomic window from Acetivibrio clariflavus DSM 19732.
TAAAAAGGTTTCTTCAGAGTTAATATATGTTTGGTTTGTTTCTACAGGCAGCAAATCAATTCCCTGTTCACAAATTCGTTTTACCGTTTTATATTTCAGTGCATTGTACATATATGCCCTATGGCAGGCATTATCAATAGTAGCATTGTCATACTTTTTCTTTAAGGAAATTATTCCTGCAATAGCTCGATAGTTATATTTTGTTTCTACCTGCTCTAAGAATTTCTCAAAAAATATAGCTGCATGTTTTCCAATTTCACTCATTTTCTCTCGATATCTTGACTTTATCTCATTAGCCGTGATATTTTTATAATCAGGATAATGATTTTTATCTGTGAAGAATTTGCCCTTTTCATTCTTTTCTACGGGATGAAGGGCTATTTCTTTATCCTTATATACTGCCTTAAGTAGATTATCTATGATAACAATATCAACCTCCTCACCAATGTATGCATACGGTACAGAATAGTAGTTCCCCCTATATGAGATGTGACAGTTTGGCATCACAGTTGCCGAAGTTATTTCAGATATGTTGTATTCTTCCGTAGGAAGAGGGAGAAGTTTTTCTTTTTCATACGAATTGAATTCTTCAGATGGAACTTTTTTTGTTGTACCGTGTATTCTAACATTAGCTATAGTCTCAAGCCACTCCATTAAAAACGCTTTGGCCTCATCAATATCTTTAAATTCTCGTGCTTTAAAGCAGTTATCCTTCACATATTTTATATTTGATTCTACCTTTCCCTTATCAGTAGGTGTTGCTACCCTACATGGTTCGGGAGAAAATCCATAATGAGAAGCAAATGCTGCATAATTTCTTTGAACAACAGGCTCATAAAAATCAGCTTCCAATACAGCTGCTTTAAGATTATCGATCTTTACATTCTGTGGTACTCCTCCAAAATATCTAAAAGCTTTTTTATGACAATCTATGAATGTTGAAATACTCTGATCAAATACAATTTGAACATACATATATCTGGAATAGCTGAGTTCCATTACAAAAACCCAAGCCTTTTTGTACTTGCCGTCCGGAAGTTTAATAGTGCCAATATATCCAAAGTCCACTTGTGCCTCTTCACCGGGAAAACTGTGTAGTACCATATATGCTTTAGGTGGAGATTTTTTATTTTAGCAACATATTTTTTTACAGTGTCATAACTACCCTGAAATCCAAATTCTCGCACTAAATCCTGATATATTCTTATTGCTTTTAAGTCTTTAGTTACTTGTATCTGAATATATTCCTTATATGGATCAAGTATTGAGCAAGTTTCTTTTCTTTCAACAATTCCTTTCTCATTAAGTTCATTAAGAACCCGTCTTACGGTCTTTCTGTCAATTTCAAGTATTTTTGCAATTTGTGTCTTGTTATATCCTTTTTTTGATAAAGTTTGAATTGTTGTATGCATCGCTACCCCCAACATTATTATCGACTCCCACTTATATAATTAACATTATGTTAATCTACAAGCAGAAGTTTGTGAATAGGTGGGGAATTTTCTTTCCCGAAATCGGGTAATTTAATTTTACCACTGACATGCAATGAATGTTATGTTTCTATAATAATGACATTAATTTCAGCGAAATACAGACTTTTGAAGTTAAAGCTACAGCCTACGATTGAAGGTAAATTCTTGATTTTTTGCTATAAGAGTAATATACTTATAGGTAAGAAAAGGTAAAGTGAAGATATGTGAAAGTTTTTGCAAGATATGTATTCTGCTAAAGATAGAAAGAATTAAGATTATTTATATTGATGGCTTTGGAGGGGAGTAGTCATGGACTACAGTTATTATTATAATAATGCCAGACGCAGATATTACGAAGCTTGTTCAGAAATTAGCAACTGTCAAAACAGAATAAATGAATTGAAAAGTCAACGTCAGCAAAAAATCAATCTTATCAATCAGCTTAAAATTGATATTAAAAACCATGAGGAAGCCTTTGAGGGAGTAGGTCAAATAATCAAGAGTGAAGAAGAGCTTAACAAAAAAATTGCTGACATTTCCAATAAAACCAACCAAGCATCAGTTAATTATAGTGGAATGGTCCGTTCTAGCAATGTAACCAACAAAAATCTGAATGAAGTTTACAACAATGAAATGACAAATACAAAACGAACATTGAACAACATATTTACAAGCCTTAAAAGAAAAAAAAGCGACTTAAACACAAAAATTATAGATTTGAAAAAGCAATTACAGGATGCTGAAACCGAATTACAGAATATAAATAATAGAATAGCTGCGACAGAGTCTGATTTGCAATATTGGAAAAGGGCCAAAACGAGTGCCTCATATGACATGGAATACTATAGGCGTAAAATGAACGAGGCGGTATGATATGTAAATTAGGGGGATTAAAATGGCTACTATAGCGTTGTATGCCAATAAAATCAATCAAATGCCTGGGTTGATAAAAGATGTTAAAAATTCTGTAGTCGATTATAAATCAGAATTATCGTCGCTAAAATCAAAAGCTTTAAATATTAATAAAAGTGTATGTAATTTAGATGACGTTATAAGTTCCATACAATCGTCTTCTCAGACTCAGGAAAAGAAAATTACTTCGCTTGAAACATTCAGCAATAAAAGCGAAGAATTCATATCAGAAGCGGTACGTATTGATGGAGAAGCAGCTGCTGTCATTAATGAACGTAAAGATGATTTCTATGAAGAATACTATTATTTAAAACCTGATTGCGAGAAAAGTGGTTGGGAGAAATTTCGCGATACTTGCAAATCGGTTGTAGATTGGTGTAGAGAAAACTGGCAATCAATTGGGAAAATTTTAATTGCTGTTGTAATTGTGGTAGGTTTAGGAATTGCGGCAGCATTGACAGGCGGAATATTAGGAGTTATATTAGCAGGTGCGTTCTGGGGTGCTTTGTCTGGAGGTTTGATAGGCGGCATCATGGGCGGAATCATGTCTGTGATGAATGGAGGTTCGTTTTTAGAAGGTTTTGCGGATGGAGCGTTTACCGGAGTGCTTACAGGAGCGCTAACCGGAGCTGCATGTGCTGGACTAGGTGCTTTAGGTGCTGCAGTAGGGAAGAGTATACAATGTTTAAGTAAATTAGGTAGGGCAATATCGGTTACATCAAAGGTATCAGCAGCTATTTCCCTTGGAATGGATTCGATTTATTAGCTTTGGGAATATCTTTATTTGATCCAAATAATCCGCTGGTTAAATTTAATCAACAGCTGCATTCCAGTGCACTATATAACGGGTTCCAAATATTTGTTAATGCACTTGCAGTTTTTACAGCTGGAGCAGCATCTACAATGAAGTGTTTTGTTGCAGGAACAATGATATTGACTTCGGTTGGATTAGTAGCAATAGAGAATATAAAGGTAGGCGACAAGGTAATTTCAACAAATCCGGAGACTTTTGAAGTAGCTGAGAAGACAGTGCTTGAAACTTACATACGAGAGACAAGAGAGCTTTTACATTTGACAATCAACGGAGAGTTATTTAAAACAACCTTTGAACATCCGTTTTATGTTAAAGATGTTGGTTTTGTTGAGGCCGGAAAGCTGCAAGTAGGTGATAAGCTGCTTGATTCTCAAGGCAATATTTTGATAGTGGAAGACAAGAAGCTTGAAATGACCGATGAGCCTGTTAAGGTTTACAACTTTTAAGTTGATGATTTCCATACTTACCATGTTGGAGATAATGGAGTATTGGTCCATAATGCGGACTATAAGCCAACGGGACCGTATTCTCATTTGGAGGATCCGAAAAACGTTGGAGAAGGGAAGGATTTTACACCTGCACAAAAGGAAAAAATAATTAAAGCCAATAAAGAAAGAAATGGTGGTATTGTTTTATCTGACGACCCGAATGATGTGATCAAGGGGGAGCTAGTTAGGCCAAGTAAAAGTCAGAAAGGAGTTGTTCCACCAGATAATGAATGGCAAATAGATCACATAATTCCTAAAAGCAAAGGCGGAACTAACAGTTATAGTAATGCTCAAGTGTTGTCGCGCAAACAGAATAGATTAAAATCAGATAAACTCTAATGAATAAGTGAGGGGCGAAATAATGAATATAAACGAGATTAAATGGACCAAAAATCAGCTATGGAAAGGGTGTATTTTAGCTTCAATTGCACATGCAATTATGGTTGCACATTATCCTGAACTTTCAAATGAACATTCTTGGGATGGAATGAATTATAGTGTTCAGGATAGTTCGGGTACTAGAGGTACAATTACTTTCCATCCGCAATATTGTATTGGGGCTTTTCGAAATGAGCATAGTAGCCGTATATTGGGAGATGCAACTAATTACATAAAATATTTCCAAAGTGCTTCCGATGAAATTGTTAAGTTAGCAGAGGCTGAAACCCTACAATACTTATTGGATAAGGTTGATGAGAAGATATTACCAGTTATTACGACTGCTTTTTGGGGATATGAAAATAAACTATTTACAATAGACTCATTTGAGGATATGTGGCAAAATGGTGGTTTTCTATTAGAAAGACAAATTAGTGACTTTAATTCTGCAGTTAATGGGTGGATAGAATATTATGATATGTCAGATGTTCAAGTTAGCTTGTTAAAATCGATATATGTTCGTAAAATCGCTAATCCTAAAGATAAGATAATACTATCAAAAGATGAAATAGATATGATAGAAAGTAGAGAACCTGAGGGACTTAAAGAAAGCAAGATTTCATTTGAAGAAATTAATATTACTTTTGAAGTAGTTCTGTAAAAAAGACATGTTTTAATAGAGTGTGTATAAGATTAATGATGGGTAAGCATTGTGTATAAAGTTTTCATTTCTGAATACAGAATCATATATAATTTGAATATTTGACAGAGTATAGTTTCAAAGATAAAAAATTTGAAACTTACTCTGTCAAAATGGAAATAAAATCTTCCTTACAAACTTTTTATTACTACCTATAGCTATCTGTAACTTTCAAAAAGACACTTTTAAATTCAAATTCAGCAAACTTGTGAAAGTTTTAAAAAGTATTTCTGAAGAAATTAGTATTAGAAAGGCTATGTTATAGTACAATAAATCTTTGTAAAATCTCCAATTTACACAGTTCATAATTTTGTTGAATTCTTTGGTTTTCCTCTATAAATTTATGGTAAATATTTCACAGAGAAATAGAATTGGAGGTTACAGAAATACTTATTTAAATGCTCTGAGTTTGCAGTTCGGATAAAGTAAAAAAGGAACAGGTGATTTTTGAATATTATAAGGTTTTGTATTCAGTTTAATGTAGAGAAAGAACTGAGATTATTTATATTATGTTTTTGGTAAGAAATAGTCATTATTATAGTGATGCTAGACGTGATATTAAAATGATTTTTGTGAAATTGGAAACTGTAAAAATAGCAATTACGGAAATAAGTAACTAAAAATACTAATTAACATCTTAAAATTTAATATAAAAAGCAGTAGGGAGCTCTTGAGAAAATAAGTTAAATAATAAACATCGAGGAAGAAATCAATAATGGAATTCTCTACATTTTTGAAAAAGACATCTAAGTATCCATTAATTGCATAATTATAATTATAGTAATATAGCGATTTGGACAATGTAACTAAGGAAAAATCTAAACGAAGTTTAGAACAATGTAATGATGAATAAAAAATGAACATTAAATTAAATATTTAATATCTAAAACAAAAGAACAGCTTAAATGCCGAGATAATAAAGCTGAGAAAATAATTGAAAAAAATTAATGATAACAAGCAGAATATGAATTACAGCATATAAATAATAGAATATTTGCGACAGAGTCAGGTTTGAAGATAATTTAGGCGATCCTTACATCAAAAGTATCAGCAGCTATTTCCCTTGGAATGGATGGATTCGATTTATTAGCTTTGGGAATATCTTTATTTGATCCAACTAATCCGTTGGTTAAATTTAATCAGCAGATGCATTCCAGTGCGCTATATAACGGGTTCCAAATATTTGTTAATGCACTTGCAGTTTTTACAGTTGGAGCAGCATCTACAATGAAGTGTTTTGTTGCAGGAACAATGATATTGACTTCGGTTGGATTAGTAGCAATAGAGAATATAAAGGTAGGCGACAAGGTAATTTCAACAAATCCGGAGACTTTTGAAGTAGCTGAGAAGACAGTGCTTGAAACTTACATACGAGAGACAAGAGAGCTTTTACATTTGACAATCAACGGAGAGTTATTTAAAACAACCTTTGAACATCCGTTTTATGTTAAAGATGTTGGTTTTGTTGAGGCCGGAAAGCTGCAAGTAGGTGATAAGCTGCTTGATTCTCAAGGCAATATTTTGATAGTGGAAGACAAGAAGCTTGAAATGACCGATGAGCCTGTTAAGGTTTACAACTTTTAAGTTGATGATTTTCATACTTACCATGTTGGTGATAATGGGGTATTGGTTCATAATGCAAATAATTATGTTGATGGAGGAAGACCATCCAAAACATTATCTGAATGGTTAGATGATAGCCCAGAGTGGCGGAAAATTGATCTAGATAATACACAAGTATTTTATCGAACACCAGAAGAAGTAGCACAGATTAGAAAATTATCAGGGGAGAGTGCAGGACATCATCCACATGGTTTGGCGCTTGGTGGTCCGACAGGGCAAAAACTAACACCAACTGGAGAAACTTTGTTCAATAAAAATCCTATGCACAGTAAAGTTACAGCATTACAGAGGAAAATAATAAATAAGATTAAAAAGACGATATAGAAGGGAACTTTAATGATTGATGGTTTTGTAAAGTGGTTAAAAAATAATAGTTGGTGTGTTTATGAATATGATAACAGTTTAAAATTTGATAGATTAAAAGACGCATTATCAAGATATAATTTTATTGAAGAATCTTATTTAGAATTTTTATCTATTGTTAAAAGTGCTGTTAATGAAAAGGATGAAACTCTATGATGCGTGTACTAGCTGATTTACATAGAACAGTGATATATACAGTTGGTACTCCAATTAATAATACTTTATGCTTGCTAATTGCTGAGCAGGCATATATTTTACCAATTATTATCTAAGCTAAATTAAATAAATGCTTTATTTTGTAAGAAGAGTATGATTATGAAGATGAAGAGTAAGAAGTAGTGGATTAGACGGACTTAAAGAAAGTAAGATTTCATTTGAAGAATTTAATATTACTTTTGAATTAATTCTATATAAAAGCATGCTGTAAATGATATTACTATCAATTACGCAAATATGAAAGAAAATCTAACTTATTTGTGTCCAGTTTTTGTGAAATCTAACTTTTAAGTAATACTTTGATTCACAAAGAATGTGATTTTAATTGATTTTATGCTAAACCTATATTATAACATTACCAAGCAAGGTAGAATAAGGGGATACAGTTTTTTTGAATGTTCTGATTTAGTAGATAAATAAAAAGAGAAAATAAAGCAATATTTTATAATTGCTATAAGATTTTGTGTTTTGCTTGATGGGGAAAGATTAAGTTGTTTTGTCTTGGAAGGGGGATTGCTTTGGATTACAGTTATTATTATAACAATGCCAGACGCAGATATTATGAAGCTTGTTCAGAAATTAGCAACTGTCAGAATAGAATAAATGAATTAAAAAAACAACGTCAGCAAAAAATCAATCTTATCAATCAACTTAAAATCGATATCAAAAACCATGAGGAAGCCCTTGATGGAGTAACTCAAATAATAAAGAGTGAAGGAGATCTTAATAAAAAAATTGCCGACATTTCCAACAAAACCAACCAAGCATCTATTAATTATTGCAGTATGGTCAGTTCTAGCAATGTAATCAACAAAAATCTAAACGAAGTCTACAACAATGAAATGACAAATACAAAACGGATATTGAACAACATATTTTCAAACCTTAAAACAAAAAAAGTAACTTGAATGCAAAAATTATAGATTTGAAAAAGCAATTACAGCAAGCTGAAGCTGAATTGGATGATATAAATAATAGAATAACGGCGACAGAGGCTAGTTTGCAAGAGTGGAAGAGAATTAAGACAAATGCCTCATATGATATGGAGTATTATAGACGTAAAATGAATGAGGCGGTTTAGTACGATATTTGGGGGAGTTAAATGGCGACTATAGCGCTTTATGCCAATAGAATCAATCAAATGCCGGGATTGATAAGTGATATTAAAAATTCAGTAGTTGATTATAAATCTGAATTATTCGCACTTAAGACAAAATCTCTATCTATTAATAAAAGTGTATGTAATTTGGACAATATTATAAGTTCCATACAGACCTCTTCTCAGACCCAGGAAAATAAAATCATTTCGCTTGAAACATTCAGCAATAACAGTGAAGAGTTCATGTCAGATGTTGTCCGTATCGATGGAGAAGCAGCCGCTGTTATCTATGAACGAAAATATGATTTCTATGAAGAATATTATTTGAAGACTGATTGCGAGAAAAGCAGATGGGAAAGGTTTTGCGATGCTTGTGCATCAGTTGTAAAGTGGTGTAGGGAACACTGGAAACTTATTGTTACAATAATAATTGCTTTTGCAGCAATCGTGGTTTTAACATGTATTTCAATAGATGCACCTATTTTGGTATTTATGACAAAGGGTGTAATATTAGGCACTTTGATGGGGGAATTCTTGGAGGAACGATTACTGCATTAAGAGGCATTTCGTTCTGGGAGGGATTTGAAGATGGAGTAGTTTCAGCTGGTGGAGCTTCGCTAATTAGTGATTTTGGTGATATTTTAATTAAAGGCGAAAATATTTCGTTTGGACAAGTGATTTTTAATATAGGATTTTCTGCTATATTAGGTGCCTTGTTCGCTGGTGCTTTCCATGGCCTTGCTAAGAGCTTTAGAGCATTGAGTTTAAACTTCAGTAAGGGTATAAGCACAAATAGAGGCCCTGTTGAATTCGCTACACCTAAGGATAATATGAATGCTAGAACGATTGCTCAAACGAAAGCATATGTTAAGGGTTGTAATAAAGCTTTAAAAGCTGGAGTATTATCTTCAACCGGAAGGGTATCAACTCAAGCTTAACTTAGTCTTGATGTTAGCGCAGCTGCGAGGTTAAAAAGAGCACTTGCTGCAGCATCAGGGAGGCCATACAAGGACATGCCGGTCACGTACCTGATACAACATGGACTGGTACTCCACAACCATACAGTTGGTTAGATTTAGATCTTTCGGTTAATCTTAGTCTTGGTCGTCAGGCACTTAATTATCCTATTGGTTATCAACCAACGAAGCTTGTTTATAAAAGTCCATTTTTATATGATATTTTCCAATCTATCTGGGGTGTTTTGGCGGAACCTGTCGTTAACGGTTTTGCTAAAGAGTAGAGCTGTAATTGGATGGAAGTATATACTTTAAATGTACAAAAAAGTTGGAATAACGAAAAATAACAGGAGAAAAAGATGAAAGATGAAAAAGAATCAAACTTAAAAGATTGGAAAGATAAAATATCTGTTATGGTGTTGGTGAAACAGGAAATACAACGACTTGATAAAATGGGTATTTGGCCACACTACCTTCCTGAAATTGCAGCAACTGAAGAACAGTTGGCCTCAGCTGAAAAATATTTAGGTCACAGTATTGATAAAGATTATAGGGAATTTTTGATGTGTGCAAATGGCTGGAAAGGTTTTCTGCATACAATTGATTTGTTTGGCACAGGAGATTTGATTGGTTCGAGCTTGATGGATTATGTTTTGAGAAACCTTGATGTAATGGATGATGCTGCTAAGTTATCTGAAACTTCAGGATTTTTAAAAGAGGAATTATTACCGATTGCAGCTACGCGTGAAGATATAGACTTATTTGTAATAACCCGAGAAACATCATCTCATCCTGGAATTGTTATTTGGTTTGCTGGCGGAGAAGTAGAGAAGTTTCCCAATTTTAAAGAGTTTTTTAGCTATGACTGATTATAATCGTTTGGAGATTGAGCGATTAAAAAAATACATTTGATTTTATTTTAAGCTTACAAAATTTACTATACTATAATAATGATAAATGCTATTATTAAAGACTTATTGAGAGAAAAGCGGGCTTTGCGATGTTTTTATAAACTGAGTTGATAAATATGTTGGAAATTGCTTGGATTATATATTAGGTCACAAGAATTCCATTATTGAGAAAGAACTTTATGGAGGTAACATATGAACGTTAAGGAGATAATAGCTGATTCGCATCTTGCATTTCTGAATCAAGAAAACGAAACAGCTTTGAGATTGGCAAATCAAGCAATATCTTTAGACAAGACTAACCCGGACGCATATAAATGTGCCGGAAACGCTTGTATGTCATTGAATCGCTATGAAGATGCTGTAAAAAACTACAGTTTAGCTGTTAAATATGATCCAAACAATGGCAACAGGTATTTTGACCTTGGCTTTGCTTTAGCTGCTGCTGAAAAATTGGCCGATGCTTTAAAAAATCTTGCCAAAGCGGAAGAATTGGGTTGTGTTCCGGAAAATCTTGTCCAGCTTTATAATTTGCTCGGTATTCTTTGTTTTGATATAGGAAGATACGATGATGCTCTTGTAAACTTAAGTAAAGCGGAGCAGCTTATTGGCCCTGATATTGATATTCTTCAGCGAAAAGCTATTATATACGGTATAAAGAATGACATTAGGAATGGGCTATTGACAGCTAATCAGATTAAGTTAATTGCTCCGTCTGAATATACCGGTTATAAAATTGCATTAAAGCTATTGATTCAGGCAAAGCGCTTGGATGCTGCACAGAAAGAAATTGAAAGGGCAAAAAAATATGCAGCACCTACAATGGATTTCTATTTTGATTGTATGACTTTTGAGCTAGAAAAATACAAAGAGGATAATGATAAAGAGCATTTTAGAGATGCCCTTGCCATAATCGAAAAAGCATTAAAATTTGTAAAACCAACTGTGAAAGATGTAATTGAAAGTTACATTAATGCAGCAGAGTTATATCTACAGCTTGAAGATCCCGACAGGACCATAGAGTGTCTTAATGCTGCACAAAACCCTATTGGGGCATATAACAACGGCTTTGAGATAATTATAAAAACTTATGAACCTGCTACATTGACCGAGTATGATATCGAAGACATGATTGAAGCCGATAGGCAAAAAATTGAAGATCAATTTGGCGATTATGGCTTGGAAGAAATGGTTGAGAGTATTGAACCGGATGAAGAGGGCAATAGGGAATACTTAACAGAAATCGAAGACGAACCGCAGAATAATGAACAGGATAATGCAGAAGCATATAAGTTCAACGAATTTGAGCAAGTTGAATATTCAACTGAAAATATAGACCAAATAAACAGACTATATATTGGAGCGTATACAGTAAAGAAGGATTTTGACAAAGTTATTGAGTATGCTAGAAAATTACAAGCTAGTGAGAATACTCATAGCAATTACATAGGAAAATATACTGAAGCTAATGCCATGAAGGAACTCGGTTTACCGGATTGGACAGAAAAATATGAAGAAGTAATTAAATTCTTTAGAAATGCTATGATAAAAGATCCAACCGATCTAATGGCTGTTACTTTCCGTGTTCAATGTTATATAGATATTGGACGTTATGATGAAGCCGAACAGCTTTGCAATCTTTTATCGAAAGAAGTAAAAAATTCATTACTTGAAAAAATTAATGAAGCCAAATCTGGGGGTGATTAATG
It includes:
- a CDS encoding tetratricopeptide repeat protein, with translation MNVKEIIADSHLAFLNQENETALRLANQAISLDKTNPDAYKCAGNACMSLNRYEDAVKNYSLAVKYDPNNGNRYFDLGFALAAAEKLADALKNLAKAEELGCVPENLVQLYNLLGILCFDIGRYDDALVNLSKAEQLIGPDIDILQRKAIIYGIKNDIRNGLLTANQIKLIAPSEYTGYKIALKLLIQAKRLDAAQKEIERAKKYAAPTMDFYFDCMTFELEKYKEDNDKEHFRDALAIIEKALKFVKPTVKDVIESYINAAELYLQLEDPDRTIECLNAAQNPIGAYNNGFEIIIKTYEPATLTEYDIEDMIEADRQKIEDQFGDYGLEEMVESIEPDEEGNREYLTEIEDEPQNNEQDNAEAYKFNEFEQVEYSTENIDQINRLYIGAYTVKKDFDKVIEYARKLQASENTHSNYIGKYTEANAMKELGLPDWTEKYEEVIKFFRNAMIKDPTDLMAVTFRVQCYIDIGRYDEAEQLCNLLSKEVKNSLLEKINEAKSGGD
- a CDS encoding SMI1/KNR4 family protein, with the protein product MKDEKESNLKDWKDKISVMVLVKQEIQRLDKMGIWPHYLPEIAATEEQLASAEKYLGHSIDKDYREFLMCANGWKGFLHTIDLFGTGDLIGSSLMDYVLRNLDVMDDAAKLSETSGFLKEELLPIAATREDIDLFVITRETSSHPGIVIWFAGGEVEKFPNFKEFFSYD
- a CDS encoding HNH endonuclease translates to MIKGELVRPSKSQKGVVPPDNEWQIDHIIPKSKGGTNSYSNAQVLSRKQNRLKSDKL
- a CDS encoding She9 / Mdm33 family is translated as MDYSYYYNNARRRYYEACSEISNCQNRINELKSQRQQKINLINQLKIDIKNHEEAFEGVGQIIKSEEELNKKIADISNKTNQASVNYSGMVRSSNVTNKNLNEVYNNEMTNTKRTLNNIFTSLKRKKSDLNTKIIDLKKQLQDAETELQNINNRIAATESDLQYWKRAKTSASYDMEYYRRKMNEAV